Below is a genomic region from Longibacter salinarum.
AAATCTCGAATCCGCCATTGATTGGTCGGTACGCGAGCCCCTGCGCAGTGCAGATGTCGTGGATGATCGTCTCCGGATCGACCTTGCTGTTGTAATAGAGGGACAGCGATCCTCCCTGAGCTCGTGCCGATGGCGTCAACCGAACCCTCCGATCATAGCGTCGCTGCAGCTCGGCGACGATACTTGAGAGCGGCTGGTCGCTGACGGCAAAGCCAGCACGGCGCCATGCCAGGACGCGCGACACGTCGACCGTCGAAGGCGATTCCACGGCATCCGTGACGCGGCTCCGCTCACCGGGTTCGTCCAGCACGATGCCTTTGTCCGTGGCGTGGGCTGAGCGCTTATCGCTCTCCGCTGCCGTCGACTCCACTCGTACACGACCCGACGTGACAACCACTTCGGTGGTTTTACCGTCCCGAGCGCGGATGTTGAATTCGGTACCGAGGACCTCGACACGTGAGTTGAACGTCCGGACTTCGAACGGCCGGTCGCCATGCACGACGGAGAAATAGGCCTCTCCGTCCAGCTCAACGGATCGCCGATCTGCGCGGAGTCCAGGGAGACTCGCAAACCCACGCTGATACCGGAGGGTCGTGCCGCTGTTGAGTTCGATTGTGGAGCCATCCGGCAGCGAGGCCGTTCGTTGTTCTCCGACGGGCGCCTGAACGCTGACCGGTTGTTGCCACCACAGCCCGAATCCGACCACCAGGACTGCGACCAATATCGAGGCTCCCGTGAGGACCGACGAGCGATTCCATCTAGACCCATCGCGACGTGAACGTGGGGCTCGATCGTTCGGCGTGGTCGTTGACCGTACGGGCTGTCGATCGTCGCCGGCGTGAGGCTCCGGCTCGGCGAAGGCACGTTGACGAACCGCCTCCCACGCAGCGTCTACGTCGGGCTGCCGGTCATTTTCTGTCGGCGCATCATCGACAAGACCGAGCAAGCGCCAGACCGACTTCAGCGACGATTGCTCCTCCTCGTCCGGCAGGTGCTCCTGCAGGTTTTCGGGAAAGGGTAAACGGTTGCGACTCATGCGTCTAACAAGCTGGGTTCATACGTGCGAATCCGCTCGCGCAGCGACCGGAGGGCGCGCACGATGTGGTTGTTGACCGTGCGCGGAGAGATTTCCATGACCTCGGCGACATCTTCGTGACTGAGTCCCTGAAATCGACTCAGCTCCAGCGCCTCCCGTTGCCGATCCGGAAGTTCGGAGATCCACGTCTCAAGGTGCGATTCCAGATTTCGCGCATCGACGGCGTCGTCAGGA
It encodes:
- a CDS encoding FecR family protein; translated protein: MSRNRLPFPENLQEHLPDEEEQSSLKSVWRLLGLVDDAPTENDRQPDVDAAWEAVRQRAFAEPEPHAGDDRQPVRSTTTPNDRAPRSRRDGSRWNRSSVLTGASILVAVLVVGFGLWWQQPVSVQAPVGEQRTASLPDGSTIELNSGTTLRYQRGFASLPGLRADRRSVELDGEAYFSVVHGDRPFEVRTFNSRVEVLGTEFNIRARDGKTTEVVVTSGRVRVESTAAESDKRSAHATDKGIVLDEPGERSRVTDAVESPSTVDVSRVLAWRRAGFAVSDQPLSSIVAELQRRYDRRVRLTPSARAQGGSLSLYYNSKVDPETIIHDICTAQGLAYRPINGGFEIYVEDAIR